A single window of Paenibacillus sp. SYP-B4298 DNA harbors:
- a CDS encoding sulfite exporter TauE/SafE family protein, protein MDYAWIITLFAIGFVGSLISGMVGIGGSIIKYPMLLYIPPALGFVAFSAQEVSAISAVQVFFATLAGMFAFRKGGYINKQLVLSMGVAIVIGSFTGGYGSKFMSDDTINIVYAVLALIAGIMMFLPKKGDEEGDYTKLTFNRPLAAASAALIGILSGIVGAAGAFITVPVMLVLLRIPTRVAIASSLAITFISSIGSTAGKLMGGHMLLIPSVVMVVASTVAAPIGAMISKKLNAKVLQWMLAVLIVATVIKIWIDILV, encoded by the coding sequence ATGGATTATGCGTGGATCATCACCTTGTTCGCCATCGGTTTTGTGGGCTCGCTCATCTCCGGCATGGTGGGCATCGGCGGTTCAATCATTAAATATCCGATGCTGCTGTACATCCCGCCGGCTTTGGGGTTTGTGGCGTTTAGCGCCCAGGAGGTATCGGCGATCAGCGCGGTGCAGGTGTTTTTCGCTACCTTGGCCGGGATGTTTGCGTTCCGCAAGGGAGGTTACATTAACAAGCAGTTGGTGCTGTCCATGGGGGTTGCGATTGTAATTGGCAGCTTCACAGGCGGCTACGGCTCGAAGTTTATGAGCGATGACACGATTAACATCGTGTACGCCGTCCTTGCGCTTATCGCGGGAATTATGATGTTCCTGCCCAAGAAGGGGGATGAGGAAGGGGACTACACCAAGCTGACGTTCAACAGGCCATTAGCGGCTGCCTCGGCTGCGCTCATTGGTATATTGTCTGGAATCGTCGGCGCGGCGGGCGCCTTCATCACCGTTCCAGTGATGCTAGTGCTGCTCCGCATACCGACACGGGTAGCGATTGCGTCCTCCCTGGCGATTACGTTTATCTCCTCCATCGGGTCGACAGCGGGCAAGCTAATGGGAGGGCATATGCTGCTGATCCCGTCTGTGGTGATGGTTGTCGCCAGTACAGTGGCTGCTCCAATCGGGGCGATGATTAGCAAGAAGCTGAATGCGAAGGTGCTGCAATGGATGTTAGCGGTGCTTATCGTGGCGACAGTCATTAAGATATGGATTGATATTTTAGTGTAG
- a CDS encoding rhodanese-like domain-containing protein has translation MAATVRLQLPFEVKDRLQRGERFILLDVREQEEWEYDGHIPQATHIPLGELETRHHELDSKEEIVVVCRSGGRSGRACEYLASLGYRVINMPGGMTAWQGPIQYGGGSEA, from the coding sequence ATGGCTGCAACGGTGAGGCTGCAACTGCCATTTGAAGTGAAGGACAGATTGCAACGAGGGGAACGATTCATCCTGCTTGATGTTCGGGAACAGGAGGAGTGGGAATATGACGGTCATATTCCACAGGCTACCCATATCCCGCTGGGCGAATTGGAGACGCGGCATCATGAACTGGACAGCAAGGAGGAGATTGTCGTGGTCTGCCGCAGCGGGGGACGCAGCGGCAGAGCCTGTGAATATCTGGCTTCGCTCGGCTACAGAGTCATCAACATGCCGGGCGGAATGACGGCCTGGCAAGGGCCGATACAATACGGAGGCGGCAGCGAAGCTTGA
- a CDS encoding sulfurtransferase TusA family protein, which yields MSSVKVNRTLECEGLACPLPVVRTKKAMEELHTGEVLEVRATDKGSIADLQSWAKRTGHQYIGLKEEGDVLCHYIRKADPSEVKAEIRYPHTMTMEELLSCRQAGEPIHIIDVREPAEYAFGHLPGAVSIPAGELEQRLKELNPLQTYAVVCRTGNRSDAACQLLAAGGFTQVRNVLPGMLDWTGEQEEA from the coding sequence ATGAGTTCAGTCAAGGTGAATCGCACACTGGAATGTGAGGGACTGGCATGTCCTTTGCCTGTAGTACGCACGAAGAAAGCGATGGAGGAGCTTCATACAGGGGAAGTGCTGGAGGTACGGGCAACGGACAAAGGCTCCATCGCCGACCTGCAGAGCTGGGCCAAGCGCACCGGCCATCAGTATATTGGTCTGAAGGAGGAGGGGGATGTGCTATGTCATTATATTCGTAAAGCCGACCCCTCGGAGGTAAAGGCGGAGATACGCTATCCACATACGATGACGATGGAGGAGCTGCTGAGCTGTCGCCAGGCTGGAGAGCCGATCCACATTATTGATGTGCGAGAGCCGGCGGAATATGCCTTCGGCCACTTGCCGGGAGCGGTTTCGATTCCGGCAGGGGAGCTGGAGCAGCGTCTTAAGGAGCTTAATCCGCTTCAAACCTATGCGGTCGTATGTCGAACGGGCAATCGCAGCGATGCGGCCTGCCAACTGCTGGCGGCTGGCGGCTTCACTCAAGTACGCAATGTATTGCCGGGAATGCTGGACTGGACGGGGGAGCAGGAGGAGGCTTGA
- a CDS encoding MBL fold metallo-hydrolase, which yields MKTELVQAMSAREAAAIVLQKQPLFVLDVRNEEGYSDWRIEGDSVTSVNIPYFDLLDDIAPALERLPEAGRVLVVCAKEGSSIMVAEQLAEAGRGDVFYLAGGMRAWSEHLEPVKVAELSGGGELYQFVRVGKGCLSYAVIADGEAAFIDATRMVDQYEQFLESKGVKLVHTIDTHLHADHISGGRLLAERHGAVYHLPPKDAGEVTFSYEPLTEGKDIYVGSQTIEVQPLYSPGHTIGSTSFIVDQRYLLSGDILFVASIGRPDLAGLAEDWVGDLRQTLYHRYRELSEELIVLPAHFGQHTELGEGGLVAARLGDLYRNNPGLNIQDEQEFRHTVTGQLPPQPNAYQDIRQTNMGRLTPSADEQREMEIGPNRCAVHDK from the coding sequence ATGAAGACAGAACTTGTGCAAGCGATGAGTGCGCGGGAGGCAGCGGCTATAGTATTGCAGAAGCAGCCATTGTTCGTACTGGATGTACGAAATGAGGAGGGCTATAGCGACTGGAGAATTGAAGGAGACAGCGTCACTAGTGTCAACATCCCGTACTTTGATCTGCTGGATGATATTGCGCCGGCATTAGAGAGGCTGCCGGAGGCGGGCCGCGTGCTGGTCGTGTGTGCGAAGGAAGGCTCCTCCATTATGGTAGCAGAGCAACTGGCTGAGGCTGGTCGAGGCGATGTCTTCTATCTGGCCGGCGGCATGAGGGCATGGAGCGAGCATCTGGAGCCGGTCAAGGTAGCGGAGTTGTCGGGTGGCGGAGAGCTGTACCAGTTCGTGCGGGTCGGCAAGGGCTGCCTGTCCTATGCCGTTATCGCCGATGGCGAGGCGGCCTTCATCGATGCTACGCGCATGGTCGACCAGTATGAGCAATTTTTGGAGAGCAAGGGCGTCAAGCTGGTGCACACCATCGATACCCATCTGCATGCGGATCATATCTCTGGCGGCAGGCTGCTTGCTGAGCGGCACGGTGCGGTGTATCATCTGCCGCCGAAGGATGCAGGCGAAGTTACCTTTTCGTATGAGCCGTTGACTGAGGGCAAGGATATCTACGTCGGCAGCCAGACCATTGAGGTGCAGCCGCTCTATTCGCCGGGGCATACGATTGGCTCGACCTCATTTATCGTGGATCAGCGCTATCTGCTCTCTGGAGATATTTTATTCGTAGCGTCAATTGGACGGCCCGATCTGGCAGGCTTGGCAGAGGACTGGGTCGGTGATCTGCGGCAGACGCTGTATCATCGCTATAGAGAGCTGTCAGAGGAGCTGATTGTGCTGCCAGCCCATTTTGGCCAACACACAGAGCTGGGCGAGGGAGGACTGGTTGCTGCACGTCTTGGCGATCTCTACCGTAACAATCCGGGTCTCAACATACAGGATGAACAGGAGTTCCGGCACACCGTAACCGGCCAGCTCCCGCCACAGCCGAATGCTTATCAAGACATTCGCCAGACCAATATGGGACGGCTTACGCCATCAGCAGACGAGCAGCGCGAGATGGAGATTGGCCCGAACCGCTGTGCGGTGCATGACAAATAA
- a CDS encoding sulfurtransferase TusA family protein, with product MKSDLVLDATGLACPMPIVKTKKAIDTLASGQTLEVRATDKGAQSDLTAWARSTGHELLQSTEDNGIYTFWIKKK from the coding sequence ATGAAAAGTGATCTCGTATTGGATGCAACCGGGCTTGCATGCCCGATGCCGATTGTGAAAACCAAGAAAGCAATCGATACGCTGGCCTCGGGTCAAACGCTGGAAGTGAGGGCGACGGACAAGGGGGCGCAGAGCGATCTGACCGCTTGGGCGCGCAGCACGGGGCATGAGCTGCTGCAGTCCACGGAGGATAATGGAATCTACACGTTCTGGATCAAGAAAAAGTAG
- a CDS encoding rhodanese-like domain-containing protein, whose amino-acid sequence MESLIPIAIAVLFIAFIYTRLAPVKGLRTLGSAEFKKQLNQHPKKALIDVREPGEFRAGSIRGAVNIPLSQLGARWSEIPRDQSVYLFCQSGVRSRQAARVLSKHGFTDLTHLQGGYISWEH is encoded by the coding sequence ATGGAAAGCTTGATCCCTATTGCTATTGCTGTGTTGTTCATAGCATTCATCTATACGAGGCTGGCTCCGGTCAAAGGGCTGCGCACACTCGGGAGCGCAGAGTTCAAGAAGCAGTTGAACCAGCATCCCAAGAAGGCGCTGATTGATGTGCGCGAGCCAGGAGAATTCCGGGCAGGCAGCATTCGCGGGGCAGTCAACATTCCGTTGTCGCAGCTAGGAGCCCGCTGGTCAGAGATTCCGCGGGATCAGAGCGTCTACCTGTTCTGTCAGAGCGGTGTGAGGAGTCGCCAGGCAGCCCGTGTACTGAGCAAGCACGGATTTACTGACCTGACGCATCTGCAGGGCGGCTACATCAGTTGGGAGCACTAG
- a CDS encoding helix-turn-helix domain-containing protein: protein MDIGSTIRTIRKRKNITIAQICEETGLSQGFMSQVENNKTSPSIATLENIAAALKVPLAYLLLKKEDRMSIVRVAERQHTTSGSDQLKVSHLGKTKNVSMVLVDIPPGASTGLEPHAHEGEEVHLVLEGRIFAEQGEDAVELEAGDSFSWNACTPHLVRNIGDSTARVLISIYKEGEHDLI, encoded by the coding sequence ATGGATATAGGTTCCACCATTCGCACGATTCGTAAGCGTAAAAATATTACCATCGCTCAAATATGTGAAGAGACTGGATTGTCACAAGGCTTTATGAGCCAGGTTGAAAATAATAAAACCTCGCCTTCCATTGCTACATTGGAAAATATCGCGGCGGCCTTGAAGGTTCCGCTAGCTTATCTGTTGCTTAAAAAAGAGGATCGGATGAGCATCGTCCGTGTTGCCGAGCGTCAGCATACCACCAGTGGCTCTGATCAGCTCAAGGTATCCCATCTGGGGAAGACGAAGAATGTCTCGATGGTGCTGGTGGACATTCCGCCGGGTGCCAGTACAGGACTGGAACCACATGCTCATGAAGGAGAAGAGGTGCACCTGGTGCTGGAGGGACGAATCTTCGCGGAGCAGGGAGAGGATGCGGTGGAGCTGGAGGCTGGAGATTCGTTCAGTTGGAATGCGTGTACCCCACATCTTGTTCGCAATATCGGGGACAGCACGGCGCGGGTACTGATCAGCATCTATAAAGAGGGCGAGCATGATCTGATATAA
- a CDS encoding alpha/beta hydrolase: MKEAAYLYNVQLPARMHPGQKYPVLFTLHGKGSNESNMYGLVEELQEHFIIIGIRGNLVLGNGYQYYDLKSLGNPIREQFDQAMTKLEQFMEQITQEYPIDEGRRYVLGFSQGAILAMSLALVMGDRLKGIVALNGYVPEFVKTEYSLRSTEEVSVFISHGQFDPIFPVEIGHQNADYFNSRTSRVTFHLYPSEHTVSSDNQRDVIQWLSADAGLQQQI, translated from the coding sequence ATGAAGGAAGCCGCTTATCTATACAACGTCCAGTTGCCCGCCCGCATGCATCCCGGGCAGAAATATCCTGTCCTCTTCACTCTCCATGGCAAAGGCTCGAATGAGAGTAATATGTATGGACTTGTCGAGGAATTGCAGGAGCATTTCATCATCATCGGCATTCGCGGCAACCTGGTTCTAGGCAATGGGTATCAATATTATGATCTGAAGAGCCTGGGCAATCCGATTCGTGAGCAGTTCGACCAGGCCATGACCAAGCTGGAGCAATTCATGGAGCAGATCACACAGGAATATCCGATTGATGAAGGGCGACGGTATGTTCTGGGCTTTAGCCAAGGGGCCATTCTTGCGATGTCCTTGGCGCTGGTGATGGGAGACAGGCTCAAGGGCATCGTTGCTCTGAACGGCTATGTCCCGGAATTCGTCAAGACAGAATACAGCCTGCGCAGTACAGAAGAGGTGTCAGTGTTCATTTCGCACGGACAATTCGATCCGATCTTCCCGGTCGAGATCGGACATCAGAATGCCGATTATTTCAACTCGCGGACGTCCAGAGTGACGTTTCACCTCTATCCAAGCGAGCATACGGTATCGTCGGACAATCAGCGCGATGTCATACAGTGGCTAAGTGCGGACGCCGGGCTGCAGCAGCAGATTTAA
- a CDS encoding DODA-type extradiol aromatic ring-opening family dioxygenase, with product MMPSFFFAHGAPSLVIEDHAYTDYLKKVATTFPKPKAIVLFSAHWESRTQAVSQVDTYSTIYDFSGFPDELYRMTYPAKGDAAIAKQITDLFAASGIDTVVDTQRGLDHGAWAVLKLIYPDADIPVVALSVNRYLTAEEQYKTGQALASLREQDILIIGSGGAVHNLRRVNWAADRVDEWAIAFESWLQDKLERWDTEALFRYQELAPYASEAVPTAEHFIPLLIAMGSGDQHRSAELLHRSYQWGNLSLTVWKFN from the coding sequence ATGATGCCTTCTTTCTTTTTTGCCCATGGAGCCCCTTCACTCGTAATTGAAGACCATGCCTATACTGATTATCTGAAGAAGGTCGCGACGACATTTCCCAAGCCCAAAGCGATTGTCCTGTTCTCCGCGCATTGGGAGAGCCGTACACAGGCTGTGAGCCAGGTGGACACCTATTCCACCATCTATGATTTCTCCGGCTTCCCGGACGAGCTATACCGGATGACCTACCCTGCCAAGGGCGACGCGGCGATCGCCAAGCAGATCACGGATCTGTTCGCAGCCAGTGGAATCGATACGGTAGTGGATACACAGCGGGGGCTGGATCACGGCGCTTGGGCCGTGCTGAAGCTGATCTACCCGGATGCCGATATTCCGGTGGTGGCGCTGTCCGTCAACCGCTATCTGACCGCTGAGGAGCAATATAAGACCGGGCAGGCTCTTGCCAGCCTGCGTGAGCAGGATATTCTGATTATAGGCAGCGGCGGCGCCGTTCATAATCTGCGCAGGGTGAATTGGGCGGCGGACAGGGTGGATGAGTGGGCGATTGCCTTCGAGAGCTGGCTGCAGGATAAGCTGGAGCGCTGGGATACAGAGGCTCTGTTCCGTTATCAGGAGCTGGCTCCCTATGCCAGCGAGGCTGTCCCTACTGCCGAGCACTTCATTCCATTATTGATTGCGATGGGCAGCGGGGATCAGCACCGCTCCGCCGAGCTGCTGCACCGCAGCTACCAGTGGGGGAACCTGAGCCTGACGGTGTGGAAATTCAACTAA
- the asd gene encoding aspartate-semialdehyde dehydrogenase, with product MTQRLRAGIVGGTGMVGQRFIELLDQHPWFQVTAIAASAGSAGKTYEEAVQGRWKLSTPIPEEIKPLIVQDASQVEAFAAEVDFIFCAVDMKKDEVMALEEAYAKTGTPVVSNNSAHRWTADVPMVIPEINPDHLEVIAAQRKRLGTETGFIAVKPNCSIQSYVPMLNALKEFKPKTVVASTYQAISGAGKNFTDWPEMLDNVIPYIGGEEEKSEQEPLRIWGHVEHGEIVKASAPHITTQCIRVPVTDGHLATVFVSFEQKPTREQILECWQQYKGRPQELELPSAPKQFITYFEEENRPQTKLDRDIERGMGVSAGRLREDSLYDYKFVGLSHNTVRGAAGGAVLIAELLKAEGYIQPK from the coding sequence ATGACACAAAGATTGAGAGCAGGTATCGTCGGAGGAACGGGCATGGTTGGCCAGCGGTTTATTGAGCTGCTGGATCAGCATCCATGGTTTCAGGTTACAGCGATCGCGGCTAGCGCGGGTTCGGCAGGCAAGACATATGAGGAGGCTGTTCAAGGAAGATGGAAGCTGAGCACGCCTATTCCAGAGGAGATCAAGCCGCTCATCGTGCAGGATGCCTCCCAGGTCGAAGCATTCGCCGCTGAGGTGGACTTCATCTTCTGCGCAGTCGACATGAAGAAGGATGAGGTAATGGCGCTGGAGGAGGCATATGCCAAGACCGGCACACCAGTTGTCTCCAACAACTCCGCGCATCGCTGGACAGCGGATGTGCCGATGGTCATTCCAGAGATTAACCCTGATCATCTGGAGGTCATCGCCGCGCAGCGCAAGCGTCTGGGTACGGAGACCGGCTTCATCGCGGTCAAGCCGAATTGCTCGATTCAGAGCTATGTGCCGATGCTGAACGCACTGAAGGAATTCAAGCCGAAGACCGTGGTGGCCTCCACCTATCAAGCCATCTCTGGAGCAGGCAAAAACTTCACCGATTGGCCGGAGATGCTGGATAACGTCATTCCTTACATTGGCGGGGAAGAAGAGAAGAGCGAGCAGGAGCCGCTGCGCATCTGGGGTCATGTGGAACATGGCGAGATCGTCAAGGCGAGCGCGCCGCATATTACGACGCAGTGCATCCGCGTGCCTGTAACAGATGGCCATCTGGCGACGGTGTTCGTCTCGTTCGAGCAGAAGCCGACCCGGGAGCAGATTCTGGAGTGCTGGCAGCAGTACAAGGGCCGTCCGCAGGAGCTGGAGCTGCCGAGCGCGCCGAAGCAATTCATCACCTACTTCGAGGAGGAGAACCGCCCGCAGACGAAGCTGGATCGCGACATTGAACGTGGAATGGGCGTATCGGCTGGCCGGCTGCGCGAGGATTCTCTCTATGATTACAAATTTGTGGGCCTCTCGCATAATACCGTTCGCGGCGCAGCGGGCGGCGCGGTGCTGATTGCGGAATTGCTGAAGGCTGAGGGCTACATTCAGCCGAAATAA
- a CDS encoding NADH:flavin oxidoreductase, with product MTTAKSVEALFTPFSHGTLQLANRIVMAPMTRQFSPGGVPGSNVADYYRRRAENQVGLIVTEGTVVDHPDAANQDNVPHFYGEAALRGWADVVDAVHAAGGRIVPQIWHMGAKGQVNDYTEAEIAAIVEAFAHSAAEAKRLGFDGIELHGAHGYLIDQFFWEKTNSRTDRYGGSMLKRTRFAVEVIEACRRAVGPEFPIILRISQWKGTDYAAKLATTPAELEQWLEPLVAAGVDLFHCSTRRFWEPEFEGSELNLAGWVKKLSGKPVITVGSVGLDEDFMTLFTQGKGANQTGIDGLIERLEREEFDLVAVGRALLADPEWPSKIRDGRVDEFQSFMPEALQTLY from the coding sequence ATGACAACTGCAAAATCCGTTGAAGCCTTGTTTACGCCGTTCTCGCATGGCACGCTGCAATTGGCCAACCGAATTGTGATGGCCCCGATGACCCGGCAATTCTCGCCAGGAGGGGTTCCCGGCTCTAATGTAGCGGACTATTACCGTCGGCGTGCGGAGAATCAAGTGGGATTGATTGTGACCGAGGGTACCGTGGTCGACCACCCGGACGCTGCCAATCAGGACAACGTTCCGCACTTCTATGGTGAAGCCGCTCTGCGTGGCTGGGCAGATGTGGTGGACGCGGTGCATGCTGCAGGTGGTCGCATCGTGCCGCAGATTTGGCATATGGGTGCCAAGGGACAGGTGAATGATTATACAGAGGCGGAGATTGCGGCCATTGTCGAGGCATTTGCCCACTCTGCTGCTGAGGCGAAGCGTCTTGGCTTTGACGGCATCGAGCTGCACGGCGCGCATGGTTATCTGATTGATCAGTTCTTCTGGGAGAAGACCAATTCGCGTACAGACCGCTATGGTGGCAGCATGCTCAAGCGGACTCGCTTCGCGGTGGAGGTCATCGAAGCTTGCCGTCGCGCGGTTGGGCCGGAGTTCCCAATTATATTGCGTATCTCGCAGTGGAAGGGGACGGACTACGCTGCGAAGCTGGCAACGACGCCTGCGGAGCTGGAGCAGTGGCTGGAGCCGCTGGTGGCTGCGGGCGTCGACCTGTTCCATTGCTCTACCCGCAGATTCTGGGAGCCTGAGTTTGAAGGGTCGGAGCTCAATCTCGCTGGCTGGGTAAAGAAGCTGTCCGGTAAGCCGGTCATTACGGTCGGTTCGGTCGGTCTGGACGAGGATTTCATGACCCTGTTCACGCAGGGCAAGGGAGCGAACCAGACGGGCATTGACGGTCTGATCGAGCGGCTGGAGCGTGAGGAATTCGACCTGGTCGCGGTCGGACGTGCGCTGCTGGCCGATCCGGAATGGCCGAGCAAGATTCGCGATGGACGCGTCGATGAATTTCAGTCCTTTATGCCTGAAGCCTTGCAAACTCTATATTGA
- a CDS encoding papain-like cysteine protease family protein — MSQKQKTYLITVFVFTFFTMFAAQAFGAGLSGYPEVKQDKTNWCWAGVSISVLEWYGKSVTQCNFVKKVKGTGSCNNDSASVTEAQNGMYEYGVSANYYNGSLSYSTLKTKIDGNMPIYVSWKWNSSADTGHAVVIYGYNEYTSNGTYYDYVYYMDPWEGVKTFLKYSEFKGGSSYDRTWRWGLSELYKYK; from the coding sequence ATGAGCCAAAAACAGAAGACTTATTTAATTACAGTATTTGTGTTCACTTTTTTTACCATGTTTGCAGCACAAGCCTTTGGCGCTGGTTTATCAGGGTACCCAGAAGTAAAACAAGATAAGACTAATTGGTGCTGGGCTGGTGTTAGTATAAGTGTTTTAGAATGGTACGGAAAGTCAGTAACTCAATGCAATTTTGTTAAAAAAGTAAAAGGAACAGGCTCATGTAATAATGACTCTGCAAGTGTCACTGAAGCTCAAAATGGCATGTATGAATATGGAGTTTCAGCTAATTATTATAATGGATCTTTATCTTATTCAACACTAAAAACTAAAATCGATGGAAACATGCCTATCTATGTTTCCTGGAAATGGAATTCTTCAGCAGATACTGGTCATGCGGTAGTCATCTATGGCTATAACGAATATACATCGAATGGTACTTATTATGATTATGTATATTATATGGATCCCTGGGAAGGGGTAAAAACTTTTCTTAAATATTCTGAATTCAAGGGTGGAAGTAGTTACGATAGAACTTGGCGCTGGGGTTTATCCGAGTTGTATAAATACAAATAA
- a CDS encoding ABC transporter permease → MRQLYAIVTMEFTQYRRGPLVWIAFIFLSLYLATGYYNYLQEQLQAGQFLVSSGYIVMASALFGLFFGILSARREKDASFAETLAAVPGDRLRPLGKLLAWFAVCTLITAIAYAELLLLIGVSGSDYISFFIDIGLYIGWYWGATLFACGMLGFAIENYMGDSWWKLPIVLAVWLWISPFNHILANYLPVELLAWFNQGERDLEAEYSAVEGLYIAGPMMARKLGFLALCLAAAAGAVRFRYEREKSAAEKRWLLTIVACCLVMSFTCAWAIRSPLDSYRAPLNRYADLYLNQDAAYYAEAANSEVKENGRDFVAAGYELELEHLANQIEYAARIRVEKIAAEEGRLVFTLYHGLKVLEGAMGTGEALSWEQSGDHLYIDWPQDKSEGELALRIRGVGGAFNQITETSLFLSSSVPWYPVPGSYEIAGSYELVYEPQYKRVPRSGSAYFKLAVKGRQPVYSNLPQVGPGLFAGEASGAMLLSGMLKEKQGATYRIVGPPDQLEPLEAVLERIETTAGQLSELLGVPAPAMPRQVFTIPSSSYSTAEYMRLDGEQLLINEQLTRSSYSIEMLPQAEGVFQAFFWSNSYRTGDEQNSYIFRMLLGFLSSQHKDYTVLSSQMQTLDRLGSQAPDISYLARDLLSYYERRGDSGLMDVIRQAYRLSEPSQPALRIEDWRELLD, encoded by the coding sequence ATGCGACAACTATATGCGATTGTAACTATGGAATTTACGCAGTATCGAAGAGGGCCGCTTGTATGGATTGCATTCATCTTTCTTAGCTTGTACCTGGCAACGGGCTATTATAATTATCTTCAGGAGCAGTTGCAGGCGGGACAGTTTTTGGTTTCCTCAGGCTATATTGTCATGGCCTCTGCATTATTTGGGCTGTTTTTTGGCATATTGTCCGCACGCCGCGAGAAGGACGCCTCGTTTGCAGAGACGCTGGCGGCAGTTCCAGGCGATCGTCTAAGACCACTGGGCAAGCTGCTGGCCTGGTTTGCGGTCTGTACGCTTATTACAGCTATCGCCTATGCAGAGCTACTGTTGTTAATCGGGGTAAGCGGGAGCGATTACATTAGCTTTTTTATAGATATTGGGTTGTACATTGGCTGGTATTGGGGGGCAACACTGTTTGCCTGCGGAATGCTAGGATTTGCAATTGAAAATTATATGGGGGATTCCTGGTGGAAGCTGCCGATTGTACTTGCAGTTTGGCTATGGATTAGCCCCTTTAACCATATATTGGCGAATTATTTACCTGTTGAATTATTAGCCTGGTTCAATCAAGGGGAACGGGATTTGGAGGCGGAATACAGCGCTGTAGAGGGCTTGTATATTGCCGGCCCGATGATGGCCAGGAAGCTGGGCTTTCTCGCTCTCTGCTTGGCTGCCGCTGCCGGTGCAGTAAGATTCAGATATGAGAGGGAGAAGTCCGCGGCAGAAAAGCGTTGGCTGCTAACCATAGTGGCATGTTGCCTGGTGATGTCTTTTACATGTGCTTGGGCGATCCGCAGTCCGCTCGATTCGTATCGTGCGCCGCTGAACCGTTACGCCGACTTGTACCTAAATCAGGATGCAGCCTACTATGCAGAAGCGGCGAATAGTGAGGTTAAGGAGAATGGACGGGACTTTGTAGCTGCCGGCTATGAGCTGGAGCTGGAGCATCTGGCCAATCAGATTGAGTATGCCGCTCGCATCAGGGTAGAGAAGATTGCGGCTGAGGAAGGGCGACTTGTATTTACTCTGTATCATGGGCTGAAGGTGCTTGAGGGTGCCATGGGCACAGGGGAGGCGCTATCCTGGGAACAGAGCGGGGACCATCTCTACATCGATTGGCCGCAGGACAAGAGCGAGGGAGAGCTGGCGCTTAGAATCCGAGGAGTCGGAGGCGCTTTTAACCAGATTACGGAAACTTCATTGTTTCTAAGCTCGTCGGTTCCATGGTATCCGGTGCCTGGAAGCTACGAAATCGCCGGGAGCTATGAGCTGGTCTATGAGCCGCAATACAAACGGGTTCCACGTAGCGGCTCCGCCTATTTCAAACTGGCAGTTAAGGGGCGTCAGCCTGTCTATAGCAATCTGCCCCAGGTCGGCCCGGGATTATTCGCTGGTGAGGCGAGTGGAGCTATGCTGCTATCCGGGATGCTCAAGGAAAAACAAGGGGCGACATACCGCATCGTCGGGCCGCCTGATCAGTTGGAGCCGTTGGAGGCGGTGCTGGAGAGAATCGAGACAACAGCCGGGCAGCTATCTGAATTACTCGGCGTCCCTGCACCCGCGATGCCAAGGCAAGTCTTTACCATACCATCGTCATCTTATTCCACTGCGGAATATATGAGGCTGGACGGGGAGCAACTGCTTATTAACGAGCAATTGACGAGAAGCTCCTATAGTATTGAGATGCTGCCCCAAGCCGAAGGGGTGTTTCAGGCCTTCTTCTGGTCGAACAGCTATCGTACTGGAGATGAACAGAATTCGTATATTTTTCGGATGCTGCTTGGCTTCCTCTCCAGTCAGCATAAGGATTACACGGTGCTATCCTCTCAGATGCAGACACTGGATCGGCTGGGCTCACAGGCACCGGACATTTCATATCTCGCGCGTGATCTGCTGTCTTATTATGAACGGCGAGGAGATAGCGGCCTGATGGACGTTATTCGTCAAGCCTATCGTTTGTCCGAGCCTTCACAGCCGGCACTACGAATAGAGGACTGGCGGGAGTTGCTAGATTGA